A single window of Microbispora hainanensis DNA harbors:
- a CDS encoding L-threonylcarbamoyladenylate synthase, with protein sequence MSRRFDCADQTERMTGLAEAISTVRRGELVVLPTDTVYGIGADAFTPSAVNALLEAKGRGRDIPVPVLVGTVRAANALVESLGTYGQDLVDAFWPGPLTLILRANRSLSWDLGDTKGTVAVRMPLHPVALDLLKETGPMAVSSANRSGNPPPTTVDEAEEQLGDAVDVYLDAGPCADSVPSTIVDLTTAVPRVLRKGAIPVDKIRALVGYLATEE encoded by the coding sequence GTGAGCCGACGGTTTGACTGTGCCGACCAGACGGAGCGGATGACCGGATTGGCGGAGGCGATCTCGACGGTACGGCGGGGCGAGCTCGTGGTGCTGCCCACCGACACCGTTTATGGGATCGGCGCCGACGCTTTCACCCCTTCCGCCGTCAACGCCCTGCTGGAGGCCAAGGGCCGGGGCAGGGACATCCCCGTGCCCGTCCTCGTGGGCACCGTACGGGCCGCCAACGCCCTCGTGGAGAGCCTCGGGACGTACGGGCAGGACCTGGTGGACGCCTTCTGGCCCGGGCCGCTCACACTCATACTCAGGGCCAACCGGTCGCTGTCGTGGGACCTCGGCGACACCAAGGGAACGGTCGCCGTCCGCATGCCGCTGCACCCGGTCGCGCTGGACCTCCTCAAGGAGACCGGCCCCATGGCGGTCTCCAGCGCCAACCGGTCCGGCAACCCGCCGCCCACCACGGTGGACGAGGCCGAGGAGCAGCTCGGCGACGCGGTGGACGTCTATCTGGACGCCGGCCCCTGTGCGGACTCCGTTCCGTCCACGATCGTCGATCTCACCACGGCCGTGCCCCGGGTGCTGCGCAAGGGCGCGATCCCCGTGGACAAGATCCGCGCCCTCGTGGGATACCTCGCGACCGAGGAGTGA
- the prmC gene encoding peptide chain release factor N(5)-glutamine methyltransferase, translating to MTFLLDEIALATARLAEAGVPSPRTDAEEIAAFIHGVPRGMLHTVKDADFDARFWEGIARREAREPLQHITGRAYFRYLSLEVGPGVFVPRPETEVVAGWAIDRLREMDVASPVVVDLGTGSGAIALSIAQEVALAQVHAVEIDPVAYGWAKRNILEHGQGRTTLHPEDLADCLPELDGQVDLVISNPPYIPPGAIPRDPEVRDYDPSRALYGSGEDGLDEVRAVERTARRLLRPGGFAVVEHADQQGNAVYWLFAEENGWRDVWLRQDLTGRDRFVTARLSMD from the coding sequence ATGACCTTCCTGCTCGACGAAATCGCCCTCGCCACCGCCCGGCTCGCCGAGGCGGGAGTGCCGTCACCGCGCACGGACGCCGAGGAGATCGCGGCGTTCATCCACGGCGTCCCGCGGGGCATGCTGCACACGGTCAAGGACGCCGACTTCGACGCGCGGTTCTGGGAGGGCATCGCCCGGCGCGAGGCACGCGAGCCGCTGCAGCACATCACGGGCCGGGCCTACTTCCGCTACCTCTCCCTGGAGGTCGGCCCCGGCGTGTTCGTGCCCAGGCCGGAGACCGAGGTCGTGGCCGGCTGGGCGATCGACCGGCTGCGCGAGATGGACGTCGCCTCTCCGGTCGTGGTCGACCTCGGCACCGGTTCCGGGGCCATCGCGCTGTCGATCGCCCAGGAGGTCGCGCTGGCGCAGGTGCACGCCGTCGAGATCGACCCCGTGGCGTACGGCTGGGCCAAGCGCAACATCCTCGAACACGGCCAGGGCCGGACGACCCTGCATCCCGAGGACCTGGCCGACTGCCTGCCGGAGCTGGACGGCCAGGTCGACCTGGTCATCTCCAACCCGCCGTACATCCCGCCCGGTGCGATCCCGCGCGATCCCGAGGTGCGCGACTACGACCCCTCGCGGGCCCTCTACGGGTCGGGGGAGGACGGGCTCGACGAGGTGAGAGCCGTCGAGCGTACGGCGCGACGGCTGCTGCGGCCGGGCGGGTTCGCCGTGGTCGAGCACGCCGACCAGCAGGGCAACGCCGTCTATTGGCTGTTCGCCGAGGAGAACGGCTGGCGCGACGTGTGGTTGCGCCAGGACCTGACCGGCCGGGACAGGTTCGTCACCGCCCGGCTGAGCATGGACTGA
- a CDS encoding MraY family glycosyltransferase: MREYLLLALVAAAVTYLLVPPVRVFALRIGAAPEVRERDVHTVPTPRLGGLAMFGGMVAALLVASNLPYVGGAFDSGQTGKTVTALLAAGGLIVLTGFLDDWLGMDALVKLGGQIAAGGLLVYFGVYLQFLPLPQSMGGSQALDDTLHTILTIMIVVVVINAVNFVDGLDGLAAGIVAIAAMATFAYSIVLQQTASGSRINGTAAIAAILIGMCVGFLPHNFNPAKIFMGDTGAMLLGLLLATSLITSLSSVEPDAVVGKLNRFPVILPLILPIAVVVLPLADLIMAVVRRTSAGMSPFAPDRGHLHHRMLDIGHSHRRSVLIMYAWTFLFAFAIVGLSIGRVPFIVFPLTIVLAVAVLVIMGLPRWRSRRTVTHDDKGDGSGQGGQKAGAHATGNRPPATGPAIRGISEHDTLVYPVVPPPAPPVTPGDSAAPGQAAPGQAVPGQAGPGQAGPGRLPAQGRNPYPGQSAPGAPGAPGGPGVPPTTSRADTGTFR, encoded by the coding sequence GTGCGCGAATATCTCCTCTTGGCGCTCGTGGCGGCTGCGGTGACCTACCTGCTGGTGCCGCCGGTCAGGGTGTTCGCGCTGCGCATCGGCGCGGCCCCCGAGGTGCGGGAGCGGGACGTGCACACGGTGCCCACCCCGCGTCTGGGCGGGCTCGCGATGTTCGGCGGGATGGTGGCGGCCCTGCTGGTGGCGAGCAACCTGCCGTACGTCGGCGGCGCGTTCGACAGCGGCCAGACGGGAAAGACGGTGACCGCGCTCCTCGCGGCCGGCGGCCTGATCGTCCTCACCGGGTTCCTGGACGACTGGCTCGGCATGGACGCGCTGGTGAAGCTGGGCGGCCAGATCGCAGCGGGCGGGCTGCTCGTCTACTTCGGCGTATATCTGCAGTTCCTGCCGCTGCCGCAGTCGATGGGCGGCTCCCAGGCCCTCGACGACACCCTGCACACGATCCTCACCATCATGATCGTCGTTGTCGTGATCAACGCGGTGAACTTCGTCGACGGTCTGGACGGCCTGGCCGCGGGCATCGTCGCCATCGCGGCGATGGCGACCTTCGCCTACTCGATCGTGCTGCAGCAGACCGCGAGCGGTTCGCGGATCAACGGGACGGCCGCCATCGCGGCCATCCTCATCGGGATGTGCGTGGGCTTCCTGCCGCACAACTTCAATCCCGCCAAGATCTTCATGGGCGACACCGGCGCCATGTTGCTCGGCCTGCTGCTCGCCACCTCGCTGATCACCAGCCTGTCGTCGGTCGAGCCGGACGCGGTGGTCGGCAAGCTCAACCGGTTCCCGGTGATCCTGCCCCTGATCCTGCCGATCGCGGTCGTGGTGCTGCCGCTGGCCGACCTGATCATGGCGGTCGTCCGCCGTACATCGGCGGGTATGTCCCCGTTCGCCCCCGACCGCGGCCATTTGCACCACCGGATGCTCGACATCGGCCACTCCCACCGGCGCAGCGTCCTGATCATGTACGCCTGGACGTTCCTGTTCGCCTTCGCGATCGTGGGCCTGTCGATCGGCCGCGTGCCGTTCATCGTGTTCCCCTTGACGATCGTGCTCGCCGTGGCGGTGCTGGTGATCATGGGCCTGCCGCGGTGGCGATCGCGCCGTACGGTGACGCATGACGACAAGGGAGACGGGAGCGGCCAGGGCGGCCAGAAGGCCGGGGCGCATGCGACGGGGAACCGTCCGCCCGCCACCGGTCCTGCCATTCGCGGGATCTCCGAACACGACACGCTCGTCTATCCCGTCGTCCCCCCGCCCGCCCCTCCGGTCACGCCCGGTGACTCCGCCGCGCCGGGTCAGGCCGCGCCGGGTCAGGCGGTTCCTGGACAGGCGGGTCCTGGACAGGCGGGTCCGGGCAGGCTTCCGGCGCAGGGTCGCAACCCCTACCCGGGACAGAGCGCCCCGGGCGCCCCGGGCGCCCCGGGTGGCCCGGGCGTTCCCCCTACCACCTCCCGCGCCGACACCGGCACCTTCCGCTGA
- the rpmE gene encoding 50S ribosomal protein L31 gives MKPDIHPEYVVTQVTCTCGNTFTTRSTAKNGVIHADVCSACHPFYTGKQKILDTGGRVARFEARFGKKAQSK, from the coding sequence ATGAAGCCCGACATCCACCCGGAGTACGTGGTCACCCAGGTGACCTGCACCTGCGGGAACACCTTCACCACGCGTAGCACCGCCAAGAACGGCGTGATCCACGCCGACGTCTGCTCCGCCTGCCACCCCTTCTACACGGGCAAGCAGAAGATCCTCGACACCGGTGGCCGGGTGGCGCGCTTCGAGGCGCGCTTCGGCAAGAAGGCCCAGAGCAAGTAG
- the prfA gene encoding peptide chain release factor 1 gives MNLDEIMSEYADLELRLADPAVHADQSKARTYGKRYAELTPIVATYRELEGVRQDLAAARELAAEDPAFAEEAAELEGRIPVLEEKLTRLLVPRDPNDDKDVIMEIKAGEGGQESALFAGDLLRMYLRYAERIGYKTEIIDAQHSDLGGYKDVTVAIKGREGVWSRLKFEGGVHRVQRVPVTESQGRIHTSAAGVLVYPEAEEVDVQIDPNDLRIDVFRSSGPGGQSVNTTDSAVRITHLPTGVVVSCQNEKSQLQNKESALRILRARLLAMAQEEAEAAAMAERKSQVRTVDRSERIRTYNFPENRISDHRVGFKAYNLDQVLDGDLDAVIQALLDAELAEKLSAHS, from the coding sequence GTGAACCTCGACGAGATCATGAGTGAGTACGCGGATCTGGAACTGCGGCTCGCCGACCCCGCCGTGCACGCCGACCAGAGCAAGGCGCGGACGTACGGCAAGCGTTACGCGGAGCTCACGCCGATCGTCGCGACCTACCGGGAGCTCGAAGGCGTACGGCAGGACCTCGCTGCCGCGCGTGAGCTGGCGGCGGAGGACCCGGCGTTCGCGGAGGAGGCGGCCGAGCTCGAAGGCCGCATCCCGGTGCTGGAGGAGAAGCTCACCCGTCTCCTTGTCCCGCGCGACCCCAACGACGACAAGGACGTCATCATGGAGATCAAGGCGGGCGAGGGCGGCCAGGAGTCCGCCCTGTTCGCCGGAGACCTCCTGAGGATGTACCTCAGGTACGCCGAGCGGATCGGCTACAAGACCGAGATCATCGATGCCCAGCACTCCGATCTCGGCGGCTACAAGGACGTCACCGTCGCCATCAAGGGCAGGGAGGGCGTCTGGTCGCGGCTCAAGTTCGAGGGCGGCGTGCACCGCGTGCAGCGGGTGCCGGTGACCGAGTCGCAGGGCCGCATCCACACCTCGGCCGCCGGTGTGCTCGTCTACCCCGAGGCCGAGGAGGTCGACGTCCAGATCGACCCCAACGACCTGCGAATCGACGTGTTCCGCTCCAGCGGCCCCGGCGGCCAGAGCGTCAACACGACCGACTCGGCCGTGCGGATCACCCACCTGCCGACCGGTGTCGTCGTCTCCTGCCAGAACGAGAAGAGCCAGCTCCAGAACAAGGAGTCGGCGCTGCGCATCCTGCGCGCCCGGCTGCTCGCGATGGCGCAGGAGGAGGCCGAGGCGGCGGCGATGGCCGAGCGCAAGTCGCAGGTGCGCACGGTCGACCGCTCCGAGCGCATCCGCACCTACAACTTCCCGGAGAACCGCATCTCCGATCACCGGGTGGGCTTCAAGGCCTACAACCTGGACCAAGTCCTGGACGGCGATCTCGACGCGGTGATACAGGCTTTGCTCGACGCGGAACTCGCGGAGAAGCTGTCCGCTCATTCGTGA